The following are encoded together in the Anopheles coustani chromosome X unlocalized genomic scaffold, idAnoCousDA_361_x.2 X_unloc_3, whole genome shotgun sequence genome:
- the LOC131270449 gene encoding uncharacterized protein LOC131270449, which produces MLQGAGQSTRPLKESVHAKIASRTKQFEVGVEFLIVDKLMANLPLRDVNTTSWNIPSELILADPEFYKSSAIDIILGARHYAAFFEGSAQLKLAPTLPTLQESVFGWVVTGSIGSPEPSEGTSNVAHTTAVICMTTLEESIERFWKSEELWFNDGYSPEERQCEAIYRNTTQRDPSGRYIVRLPKQPDFFDKLGLSRDMALNRFILLERRLQRDPDLKEEYHKFMKEYLELGHMTPTSPADNDHGYYLPHHPVLKESSTTTKLRVVFDGSAKTSTGYSLNDALRVGPVVQDQLLDIILRFRTYKVALVGDIAKMYRQIEVHPDDRRFQRVLFRFSPDASVETYELNTVTYGLAPSSFLATRTLLQLAEDEGTNFPHAAQALVQNFYVDDFIGGADSEEQAKQLREELDELLKKGGFSLRKWTSSKLAVLSGLTEDQIGTQSTLQFMPDEKIKALGIAWEPEADVLSFESRIDADTSYPTMRLIFSGISRMFDPIGLISPIIIRAKLLMQELWVQKPGWDNPVSDSIYKKWTSIKSDWPIISGYKSDRYALLPDSRVQLHTFCDASEAAFGACIYSRCENKQGHVRISLLASKSRLAPLKRVTLPRLELNAAVTGAHLYDRVKQAMGLESAESYFWSDSTVTLHWLSSPPNNWKTYVGNRVAEVQAYSHLHPWKHIAGCSNPADLVSRGVTAADFVKSALWSSGPEWLIRPASEWPNSTPTVADGAELEIRQVSAAVAVIETVHPWFERYSSYTKLLRVIGYCLRFVRNAKEKCRTRRDPLEPPASSTITPDLMEAAKTVLCKLAQQDAFPTELERLRKREVVPKRSPLRRLSPFIDSEGVMRVGGRLKLSQLPYQSKHSILLPKKHIFARRIAEHLHRELIHGGGRLLLSQIREEFWPLDGRHLVKSVVRHCLRCIRQQPILEQQQIGQLPSLRITPNRPFATIGVDYAGPIYLRPIHKRAEPAKAYLCVFVCFATKAVHLELVGDLTTAGFLASLRRFASRRGRPSHIYSDNGKNFEGAARELSELFEMLHDEEQSNIIVSTCADMGITWHFSPPRAPHFGGLWEAAVKTAKRHLFRQLGSTRLPYEGYITVLHQIEAAMNSRPLLPMSDDPNDLAALTPAHFLIGTSMNAIPEPDYSNRKTYTLSEWQKWQLLVQRFWKHWASEYLQEMQRDTMKTCSNSDFSPGRLAILMDEALPTTQWPLARIVETHPGTDSLTRVVTLRTAKGISVRPIAKICLLPEATN; this is translated from the coding sequence ATGCTGCAGGGTGCAGGCCAATCTACCCGTCCGCTGAAAGAATCCGTTCACGCGAAGATTGCCTCACGAACGAAACAGTTTGAAGTGGGTGTCGAATTTTTGATTGTCGACAAGTTGATGGCTAATCTGCCGCTGCGGGACGTTAACACGACGAGCTGGAACATCCCGTCCGAGCTGATCCTAGCCGATCCAGAGTTCTACAAATCTTCGGCAATCGACATTATTCTTGGCGCTCGACATTATGCTGCTTTCTTCGAAGGTAGCGCCCAGCTCAAACTAGCACCTACCCTTCCAACGCTGCAGGAAAGCGTATTCGGATGGGTCGTCACTGGTTCGATTGGATCGCCAGAGCCTTCGGAAGGCACTTCTAATGTTGCTCACACGACAGCTGTAATTTGTATGACAACTCTAGAAGAATCCATCGAGCGGTTTTGGAAATCAGAAGAGTTATGGTTCAACGATGGCTACTCACCCGAAGAACGCCAATGTGAGGCTATTTACCGAAACACAACCCAGCGGGATCCATCGGGTCGATACATAGTTCGTCTTCCGAAGCAACCAGATTTCTTTGACAAACTTGGACTGTCAAGGGATATGGCTTTGAACCGCTTTATACTTCTCGAAAGAAGACTCCAACGTGATCCAGACCTAAAAGAAGAATACCACAAGTTCATGAAAGAGTACTTGGAACTGGGGCACATGACTCCCACGTCTCCAGCAGACAATGATCACGGGTATTACTTACCGCACCATCCCGTTTTGAAAGAATCTAGTACGACGACAAAGCTCCGGGTCGTTTTCGACGGATCAGCGAAGACATCTACTGGATATTCGCTAAACGATGCATTGCGTGTCGGTCCAGTAGTGCAAGACCAGTTGCTGGATATAATTCTTCGTTTTCGCACCTACAAAGTAGCGCTCGTTGGTGACATCGCGAAAATGTACAGGCAGATAGAAGTCCATCCTGATGACCGTCGGTTTCAACGCGTGTTGTTTCGATTCTCACCGGATGCTTCAGTGGAGACTTACGAGCTGAATACGGTGACCTACGGGCTTGCTCCATCTTCTTTTTTGGCTACGCGTACGTTGCTGCAGTTGGCCGAGGATGAAGGCACGAACTTTCCGCATGCTGCACAAGCTTTGGTTCAAAATTTCTACGTGGACGACTTCATCGGTGGTGCTGATTCAGAGGAGCAAGCAAAGCAGCTACGAGAGGAGCTCGATGAATTGTTAAAAAAGGGTGGATTCTCTCTGCGAAAATGGACCTCTAGTAAGTTGGCCGTGCTCTCTGGTTTGACGGAGGATCAGATCGGAACGCAGTCAACGCTTCAATTTATGCCCGACGAGAAGATAAAGGCACTCGGTATCGCTTGGGAGCCCGAAGCTGACGTTTTATCCTTCGAGTCGCGGATCGACGCCGACACTAGCTACCCCACAATGCGGTTAATATTCTCTGGCATCTCCCGAATGTTCGATCCGATAGGATTGATATCGCCGATCATCATTCGCGCTAAGTTGCTGATGCAGGAATTGTGGGTGCAGAAGCCTGGCTGGGATAATCCTGTTTCTGACAGCATCTATAAAAAGTGGACATCCATTAAATCCGACTGGCCAATTATTTCCGGTTATAAAAGTGATCGCTACGCTCTCTTACCTGATTCTCGCGTTCAGTTACATACGTTTTGTGATGCCTCTGAAGCCGCGTTCGGTGCATGTATTTACTCGcgttgtgaaaacaaacaaggacACGTACGAATCTCGCTATTAGCATCGAAGTCACGTTTAGCACCACTAAAACGGGTTACATTACCGCGATTAGAACTTAATGCAGCCGTTACAGGAGCGCATTTATACGATCGTGTGAAGCAGGCGATGGGACTCGAATCAGCGGAGTCATATTTTTGGTCCGACTCGACAGTTACGCTGCATTGGCTGAGTTCACCGCCCAACAATTGGAAAACGTATGTAGGCAATCGCGTCGCGGAGGTGCAAGCCTACTCACATCTCCATCCCTGGAAACACATTGCGGGATGTTCGAATCCTGCTGACTTGGTATCACGAGGCGTGACCGCAGCAGATTTCGTGAAAAGTGCACTGTGGAGCAGCGGTCCAGAGTGGTTAATTCGTCCAGCGTCTGAATGGCCAAATTCAACACCAACGGTTGCGGATGGTGCCGAGCTAGAGATTCGTCAAGTGAGTGCAGCGGTTGCCGTCATCGAGACAGTGCATCCTTGGTTCGAGCGGTACTCATCATACACCAAGCTTCTACGCGTCATTGGGTATTGCCTTAGATTCGTGCGCAATGCTAAGGAGAAGTGCCGTACTCGCCGCGATCCATTGGAGCCCCCAGCGTCATCAACTATCACTCCGGACCTCATGGAAGCTGCTAAAACTGTGCTATGCAAGCTGGCACAGCAAGACGCATTTCCAACGGAGCTCGAGCGGTTGAGGAAGCGTGAGGTGGTTCCAAAGCGCTCACCACTTAGACGTCTGAGCCCGTTCATCGACAGCGAAGGAGTTATGAGAGTAGGAGGGCGCCTCAAGCTCTCACAACTGCCTTATCAATCGAAACATTCAATTCTTCTGCCCAAGAAGCACATCTTCGCACGCCGCATCGCAGAGCACCTTCATAGAGAACTCATACATGGTGGCGGAAGATTGCTGCTTTCCCAGATTCGCGAAGAATTTTGGCCACTCGACGGACGACATCTGGTGAAAAGCGTCGTTAGACACTGCTTACGATGCATTCGCCAACAGCCCATACTTGAGCAGCAACAAATCGGGCAGTTACCATCATTGCGGATCACACCGAATCGACCGTTCGCGACCATCGGAGTGGACTATGCTGGGCCGATCTACCTACGACCGATCCACAAACGAGCAGAGCCCGCCAAAGCATACCTCTgcgtatttgtttgctttgctacGAAGGCTGTCCACCTGGAACTAGTGGGTGATTTGACCACTGCTGGTTTCCTAGCATCACTTCGACGGTTTGCATCGCGCCGAGGACGTCCGTCCCATATCTACTCGGACAACGGTAAAAACTTCGAAGGCGCAGCCCGGGAGCTTAGTGAGCTATTCGAGATGCTCCATGATGAGGAGCAAAGCAACATCATCGTTTCGACTTGTGCTGATATGGGCATCACTTGGCACTTCAGTCCACCAAGGGCTCCACACTTTGGCGGATTGTGGGAAGCTGCAGTGAAGACCGCCAAAAGGCACCTGTTTCGCCAGCTGGGCAGCACGAGACTGCCTTATGAAGGATACATCACTGTGCTGCACCAAATAGAGGCAGCAATGAATTCGCGTCCGCTGTTACCTATGTCGGACGACCCCAACGATTTAGCCGCTTTAACACCTGCACATTTTCTTATAGGCACATCCATGAACGCCATCCCCGAGCCGGACTATTCAAACCGAAAGACGTACACCCTGAGCGAGTGGCAGAAGTGGCAACTGCTCGTCCAGCGCTTCTGGAAACATTGGGCCAGCGAGTATCTACAAGAGATGCAAAGGGATACGATGAAGACCTGCAGCAATTCAGATTTTTCACCTGGCAGACTGGCAATCCTGATGGACGAGGCTCTTCCTACAACACAATGGCCACTCGCGCGGATAGTTGAGACACACCCCGGCACGGATAGTTTGACACGTGTGGTAACATTAAGAACTGCAAAGGGAATTTCGGTTAGGCCAATCGCTAAAATTTGCTTGCTACCGGAGGCAACAAACTGA